A stretch of Dermochelys coriacea isolate rDerCor1 chromosome 6, rDerCor1.pri.v4, whole genome shotgun sequence DNA encodes these proteins:
- the LOC119856844 gene encoding olfactory receptor-like protein OLF1, whose amino-acid sequence MGRARDTHLPPLDIQLHFPLFGLFLLLYGITLVGNGGMILLITIDPRLHTPLYFFLRNLSFSDLCLSSTISPQTLLNFLAERKNISFTACAVQMSLSNAFADSQGFLLTVVAYDCYVAICNLLLCTVTMSRQLCKQLVAGVYVLGVLDSMIFTCFTFWLSFCSSDLINHFSCEFPPLLALSCSDTCFIKIMMFVFTLCVTVSILWPSSSPMSISLSTILQICYTECRRKAFSTCIFHLTTVALYFVTLLFMYLRPTSSNSMDRDIG is encoded by the exons ATGGGCAGGGCAAGGGATACGCACCTGCCTCCACTTGACATTCAGCTCCACT TCCCCCTGTTTGGGCTGTTCCTACTGCTTTATGGTATCACcctggtggggaatggggggatgATCTTGTTAATCACAATTGACCCCCGACTCCACACGCCCTTGTACTTTTTCCTCAGGAATTTGTCTTTCTCTGACCTCTGCCTTTCCTCGACAATTTCCCCTCAGACGCTGCTCAATTTCTTAGCCGAGAGGAAAAACATTTCTTTCACTGCCTGTGCTGTTCAAATGTCTCTCTCTAACGCTTTTGCAGATTCTCAGGGCTTCTTGCTGACTGTGGTGGCGTATGACTGTTATGTGGCCATCTGTAACCTGCTGCTCTGTACGGTCACCATGTCCAGGCAGCTTTGTAAACAACTGGTGGCTGGGGTGTACGTTCTGGGTGTTTTGGATTCAATGATATTTACGTGTTTTACATTTTGGCTGTCATTCTGCAGCTCCGACCTCATCAATCATTTCTCCTGTGAATTCCCCCCACTGCTAGCGCTCTCCTGTTCTGACACCTGCTTCATTAAGATTATGATGTTTGTTTTCACGTTGTGCGTTACAGTCAGCATCTTGTGGCCATCCTCCTCTCCTATGTCTATATCACTCTCCACCATTCTGCAGATCTGCTACACTGAGTGCCGGCGcaaagccttctccacctgcatTTTCCACTTGACAACTGTGGCCCTGTATTTTGTTACCCTCCTCTTCATGTATTTACGTCCAACCTCCAGCAATTCCATGGACAGAGACATAGGTTAA